A single Thermoanaerobacterium sp. RBIITD DNA region contains:
- a CDS encoding beta-galactosidase yields the protein MGEYKPISEKYPHFLHGGDYNPDQWLEYPKILDEDIRLMKLANWNVVSLGIFAWAALEPEEGNYQFEWLDRIMDKLYDNGIYVILATPSAAPPAWLVQKYPEIAKVDSNRVRHLFGGRKNYCFTSPIYREKVRNINRKLAERYKDHPALIAWHISNEYGNDCHCDLCQEAFRTWLKKKYDNDIKRLNHEWWSYFWSHTFTDWSQIQTPSPHGETTIHGLNLDYKRFVTDQTIDFFKNEIAPLKELTPNIPITTNFMGTFPGLNYWKFAKHLDVISWDSYPTWHGNEEDWVVAYKTAFVHDINRSLKGGQPFMLMESTPSVTNWQPVSKLKRPGMHVLSSIQAVAHGADTVQYFQWRKSRGGFEKFHGAVVDHCGHEKTRVFKDVKEVGEILKRLDPIIGTSVKPEVAIIYDWENSWAIEDAKGPRQEKKDYLLTCQSHYRPFWSKGVPVDVIDMENDFNRYKLLIAPMLYMLKDGVVERIKQFVKNGGTFVTTYWSGIVNENDLCYLGGFPGPLKEVLGIWSEEIDGLHDKDENCVVFNETNELGIKGEYKAKELCEIIHLEGAKDLAKYKEDFYAGYPAVTVNNYGNGKAYYIAFRNNDDFVDDFYGKIIEFLNIKRSINCDLPIGVTVQERTDGKRKFVFLLNFTHEQKVVNIKDMKFSDLLSGDMISQKITLTPYGFKILERL from the coding sequence ATGGGAGAGTATAAGCCAATAAGCGAAAAATATCCACACTTTCTTCATGGTGGAGATTATAATCCAGATCAGTGGTTAGAGTATCCTAAAATTTTAGATGAAGATATAAGATTGATGAAATTAGCCAATTGGAATGTGGTAAGCCTTGGTATATTCGCTTGGGCTGCTTTAGAACCAGAAGAAGGCAATTATCAATTTGAATGGCTGGATCGTATAATGGACAAGTTGTATGATAATGGAATATATGTCATACTTGCAACACCTAGTGCTGCACCTCCGGCATGGCTTGTGCAAAAGTATCCAGAAATAGCGAAGGTTGATTCAAATAGAGTAAGGCATCTCTTTGGAGGCAGGAAAAATTATTGCTTTACATCACCAATATACAGAGAAAAAGTAAGAAATATTAATAGAAAACTTGCAGAGAGATATAAAGACCACCCAGCATTAATAGCTTGGCACATATCAAATGAATACGGCAATGATTGTCATTGCGATTTATGTCAAGAAGCATTCAGAACTTGGCTTAAGAAAAAATACGATAACGATATAAAAAGATTAAATCATGAATGGTGGAGCTACTTTTGGAGCCATACATTTACAGATTGGTCCCAGATACAAACTCCATCACCACACGGTGAAACAACGATACATGGATTAAACTTAGATTACAAGAGATTTGTAACAGATCAGACGATAGATTTTTTTAAAAATGAGATTGCACCTTTAAAAGAGTTGACACCAAATATCCCTATAACGACTAATTTTATGGGGACTTTTCCGGGACTTAACTATTGGAAATTTGCAAAACATCTTGATGTCATATCATGGGACAGTTATCCAACTTGGCATGGAAACGAAGAGGATTGGGTAGTTGCATATAAAACAGCATTTGTCCACGACATCAATCGCTCCCTTAAAGGTGGACAGCCATTCATGCTGATGGAGAGCACACCAAGTGTTACAAATTGGCAACCTGTTTCAAAATTAAAAAGACCAGGAATGCATGTTTTATCATCAATACAGGCAGTTGCCCATGGAGCAGATACTGTTCAGTATTTTCAATGGAGAAAAAGCAGAGGAGGATTTGAAAAATTTCATGGCGCAGTAGTAGATCACTGTGGACATGAAAAAACAAGAGTATTTAAAGATGTTAAAGAAGTAGGCGAAATACTAAAAAGGTTAGATCCTATTATAGGTACATCTGTAAAGCCAGAGGTGGCCATAATTTACGATTGGGAGAATAGTTGGGCAATAGAAGATGCAAAAGGCCCAAGGCAAGAAAAAAAGGATTATCTTTTGACATGCCAATCGCACTATAGGCCATTTTGGAGTAAAGGTGTTCCGGTAGATGTAATTGACATGGAAAATGATTTTAATAGATACAAGCTATTAATAGCTCCAATGCTTTATATGTTAAAGGATGGTGTAGTTGAAAGAATAAAACAATTTGTAAAAAATGGTGGAACTTTTGTAACGACATATTGGAGTGGCATAGTAAACGAAAATGATCTTTGTTATTTGGGTGGTTTTCCTGGACCTCTGAAAGAGGTATTGGGGATTTGGAGCGAAGAAATAGATGGATTGCACGATAAAGATGAAAATTGTGTAGTTTTTAATGAAACTAATGAATTAGGCATTAAAGGTGAATATAAAGCAAAAGAGCTTTGCGAAATTATTCATCTTGAGGGAGCAAAAGATTTAGCCAAGTATAAAGAAGACTTTTATGCAGGTTATCCTGCAGTAACTGTCAATAACTATGGCAATGGGAAAGCATATTATATAGCATTTAGAAATAACGATGATTTTGTCGATGATTTTTATGGCAAAATAATTGAGTTCTTGAATATAAAAAGGTCGATAAACTGTGATTTACCAATTGGAGTTACTGTTCAAGAGAGAACAGATGGCAAAAGGAAATTTGTATTTTTGTTAAATTTCACACATGAGCAAAAAGTAGTAAATATAAAAGATATGAAATTTTCTGATTTGTTGTCAGGAGATATGATAAGCCAAAAAATAACATTGACACCATATGGGTTTAAAATACTTGAAAGATTATAA
- a CDS encoding glycoside hydrolase family 95 protein, whose product MQDDLKISFNSPAIDWNIAIPIGNGRLGAMVYGTIKREIVQLNEESIWSGGPLERINKDAKKYLSKIRELILNGQIKKAEEISLFALTGTPPSQGHYEPLGFLYIDSNIDEDSVKNYRRELDLKNAIVKVEYKVGNEKFTREYFASYPDDVIVIKLTSSKANNLTFKINLRREKDKYVDRSGHIGDDTIYIEKSNGGKNGLSFCGMVKAVVEDGKVYSIGETLIVVNATTVFLLISSMSTYREIDYFEKTLKTLKNAARKGYNNLLLDHIEDYNKLFNRVSFQLGNKDDNANKIDIDISERLQRLKDGEIDLGLIALYFQFGRYLLISSSRKGSLPSNLQGIWNKDMMPSWDSKYTININTEMNYWPAEICDLSECHLPLFDLIEKMRKRGSKTAKEMYGCRGFCAHHNTDIWGDTAPQDVYMPATYWPMGAAWLCLNIWDYYEYTGDIEFLKSHYNTMKDAALFLLDYMIEDKNGHLVTCPSLSPENKYVLQDGNVCCLTYAPTMDIQIIKALFERIIKTAKILNEDFDFIKELEKAMSKLPHIQIGKYGQIQEWIEDYEEAEPGHRHISHLFGLYPESQITKEKDPVLFEAAKKTLERRLSFGSGHTGWSRAWIICLYARLNDGEKAYQNILELLKNSTLHNLLDNHPPFQIDGNFGAIAGIAEMLLQSHDDILEILPALPLEWEDGCISGLKARGGHKVSIEWENRVLKVLTIEPGFTNKVYIRYKNKTTDVNFDGIEKVKLDSNLKIIKQ is encoded by the coding sequence TTGCAAGATGATTTAAAAATATCTTTTAATTCTCCTGCAATTGATTGGAACATAGCTATACCAATTGGTAATGGAAGATTAGGAGCGATGGTTTATGGAACTATAAAAAGGGAAATTGTACAACTTAATGAAGAAAGTATTTGGTCAGGAGGACCATTAGAAAGAATTAATAAAGATGCAAAAAAGTATTTATCTAAAATACGGGAGCTTATTTTAAATGGCCAAATTAAAAAGGCTGAAGAAATATCATTATTTGCGTTAACAGGAACTCCGCCAAGTCAAGGACATTATGAACCATTGGGTTTTCTGTATATAGATTCTAATATTGATGAAGATAGTGTAAAGAACTACAGACGTGAGCTGGATTTAAAAAATGCGATTGTGAAAGTCGAATATAAAGTAGGAAATGAAAAGTTCACAAGAGAATATTTTGCTTCGTATCCGGATGATGTAATTGTAATCAAATTAACATCGAGTAAGGCAAATAATCTTACATTTAAAATAAATCTCAGAAGAGAAAAAGATAAATACGTAGATAGAAGCGGACATATAGGAGACGATACTATTTATATTGAAAAGTCAAATGGCGGAAAAAATGGCTTGTCATTTTGCGGTATGGTTAAAGCGGTAGTAGAAGATGGAAAGGTTTATTCTATTGGTGAAACATTAATTGTGGTAAATGCGACTACTGTTTTTCTCTTAATTTCGTCAATGTCGACATATAGGGAAATTGACTACTTTGAGAAAACTTTAAAAACTCTTAAAAATGCAGCAAGAAAAGGATATAATAATCTTTTGCTAGATCACATTGAAGATTACAATAAACTCTTTAATAGGGTCTCATTTCAACTTGGAAATAAGGATGATAACGCAAATAAGATAGATATAGATATATCTGAAAGATTGCAGCGTTTAAAAGATGGTGAAATTGATTTAGGACTAATTGCATTGTATTTTCAGTTTGGCAGATATCTACTGATTTCGAGTAGTAGAAAGGGAAGTTTACCATCAAATTTGCAAGGTATATGGAATAAGGATATGATGCCGTCCTGGGATAGTAAATATACAATTAATATCAATACAGAAATGAATTATTGGCCTGCTGAGATATGTGATTTATCAGAATGTCATTTGCCATTGTTTGACTTGATCGAAAAGATGAGAAAAAGAGGAAGCAAAACAGCAAAGGAAATGTATGGCTGCAGAGGTTTTTGCGCACATCATAATACTGATATATGGGGCGACACAGCACCACAGGATGTTTACATGCCGGCAACTTATTGGCCAATGGGTGCTGCTTGGCTATGTCTTAATATATGGGATTACTATGAATATACAGGTGATATTGAATTTTTAAAATCTCATTATAATACTATGAAAGATGCAGCACTATTTTTATTAGATTATATGATCGAAGATAAAAATGGACATTTAGTTACGTGTCCATCTTTGTCACCAGAGAATAAGTATGTATTACAAGACGGAAATGTTTGCTGTTTGACTTATGCGCCAACAATGGATATTCAGATAATAAAAGCTCTATTTGAAAGGATAATAAAAACTGCTAAAATCCTGAATGAAGACTTCGATTTTATTAAAGAATTAGAAAAAGCAATGAGTAAATTGCCTCATATTCAAATAGGTAAATATGGACAAATTCAAGAATGGATAGAAGATTATGAGGAAGCAGAACCTGGGCATAGACATATTTCACATTTGTTTGGATTATATCCGGAAAGCCAAATTACAAAGGAGAAAGATCCTGTGCTTTTTGAGGCAGCTAAAAAGACTCTTGAAAGAAGACTTTCATTTGGTTCAGGCCATACAGGGTGGAGCAGAGCATGGATTATTTGCCTATATGCACGTTTGAATGATGGAGAGAAAGCATACCAAAATATTTTAGAATTACTTAAAAACTCTACTCTCCATAACTTGCTAGATAATCACCCACCATTTCAGATTGATGGGAATTTTGGTGCAATTGCTGGAATTGCCGAGATGTTATTACAATCTCATGATGATATATTAGAAATATTGCCTGCGTTGCCACTAGAGTGGGAAGATGGATGCATAAGTGGGTTGAAGGCTCGAGGTGGACATAAAGTTAGTATTGAATGGGAAAACAGAGTTTTAAAGGTTTTAACTATCGAACCAGGCTTTACTAATAAAGTTTATATTAGATATAAAAATAAAACAACCGATGTAAATTTTGATGGAATTGAAAAGGTGAAATTAGATAGCAATTTAAAAATTATTAAGCAGTAG
- a CDS encoding rhamnogalacturonan lyase produces MVEMKRQMEYLDRGLIAVKVDNGVYLSWRLLGTEPDNISFNVYRNGKKVNHSPVIDSTNYLDHNGSLNSIYYVRAVVNGKEMKPSEKVKVLDKNYLSIPLKKPADGITPDGVSYTYSANDASVGDLDGDGQYEIILKWDPSNSKDNSQDGYTGDVYLDAYKLNGKFMWRIDLGRNIRAGAHYTQFLVYDFDGDGRAEIACKTADGTIDGTGNIIGDPNADYRNEKGRILSGPEYLTIFDGKTGKALATTDYDPPRGNVSDWGDNYGNRVDRFLAAVAYLDGRRPSLVMARGYYTRTVLVAYNWRDGKLTKLWRFDSNDPGNSKYAGQGNHNLSVADVDNDGKDEIIYGSCVIDDNGKGLYSTGLGHGDAMHVGDLDPSRQGLEVFQVHEVPSNDGIELHDAKTGEIIWGLPTTKDTGRGLSADIDPRYQGEEMWAAGPYGLYNCKGQKISDNKPSSVNFAVWWDGDLLRELLDSNRIDKWDYINNQTINLFIAEDCTSNNGTKATPCLQADILGDWREEVIWKTADSNELRIYTTTSITNHRIYTLMHDPVYRLGIAWQNVAYNQPPHTSFYLGEGMSTPPKPDIYLVSNRETK; encoded by the coding sequence ATGGTAGAAATGAAACGACAGATGGAATATCTAGATAGAGGGTTAATAGCTGTTAAAGTAGATAATGGAGTTTACTTAAGTTGGCGATTGTTAGGTACCGAACCTGATAATATTTCTTTTAATGTTTATCGCAATGGAAAAAAAGTTAATCATTCGCCTGTAATTGATAGTACTAATTATTTAGATCATAATGGTAGCTTAAATTCAATTTATTATGTTCGTGCTGTCGTCAATGGTAAAGAAATGAAACCTTCAGAGAAAGTAAAAGTGTTAGATAAAAACTATCTTTCAATTCCTCTTAAAAAACCAGCAGACGGAATTACGCCAGATGGTGTATCGTATACTTATAGCGCAAATGATGCTAGTGTTGGTGATTTAGATGGTGATGGTCAATATGAAATCATACTTAAATGGGATCCTTCAAATTCAAAAGATAATTCTCAAGATGGATATACAGGTGATGTATATCTTGATGCGTATAAGCTTAATGGAAAATTTATGTGGAGAATTGATTTAGGAAGGAATATACGTGCAGGTGCACATTATACTCAATTTCTAGTTTATGATTTTGACGGTGATGGAAGAGCTGAAATTGCTTGTAAAACCGCTGATGGAACTATTGATGGTACAGGTAATATAATTGGTGATCCTAATGCTGACTATCGTAATGAGAAGGGACGAATACTTTCGGGACCGGAATACCTTACCATATTTGATGGAAAGACAGGAAAGGCATTGGCAACTACAGATTATGATCCACCTAGAGGCAATGTTTCAGATTGGGGTGATAACTATGGAAATCGTGTAGATCGTTTTTTGGCAGCCGTTGCTTACCTTGATGGAAGAAGGCCGAGTTTGGTAATGGCACGTGGTTACTATACGAGGACGGTTCTTGTAGCATATAATTGGAGAGATGGTAAACTTACAAAATTATGGAGATTTGATAGCAATGATCCAGGGAATTCAAAATATGCAGGACAAGGTAATCATAATTTAAGCGTAGCAGATGTTGACAACGATGGAAAGGATGAAATTATCTATGGGTCGTGTGTGATTGATGATAATGGAAAAGGACTTTATAGTACAGGTTTAGGACATGGTGATGCTATGCATGTAGGTGATTTAGATCCAAGTAGACAAGGACTTGAGGTGTTTCAAGTTCATGAAGTACCATCAAATGATGGTATAGAATTACATGATGCTAAAACAGGTGAAATAATTTGGGGTTTACCTACAACCAAAGATACAGGACGAGGCTTATCAGCAGATATTGATCCTAGATATCAAGGAGAAGAGATGTGGGCAGCTGGCCCGTATGGTTTATATAATTGTAAAGGTCAAAAAATCAGTGATAATAAACCTTCATCAGTAAATTTTGCTGTATGGTGGGATGGAGATTTACTTCGTGAATTACTTGATTCAAATAGAATTGATAAATGGGATTATATTAATAATCAAACTATTAATTTATTTATTGCAGAAGATTGTACCTCAAACAATGGTACAAAAGCTACACCTTGTTTGCAAGCAGATATATTAGGTGACTGGAGAGAAGAAGTTATTTGGAAAACTGCGGATAGTAATGAACTTCGTATTTATACAACTACAAGTATTACTAATCATCGTATATACACGTTGATGCATGATCCAGTATATAGATTAGGGATTGCATGGCAAAATGTAGCGTATAACCAACCACCACATACAAGCTTTTATCTTGGTGAGGGCATGTCTACTCCACCAAAACCAGATATTTATTTAGTTTCTAATAGGGAGACTAAATAG
- a CDS encoding glycosyl hydrolase, translating to MNNITNLSKDFQNPSYKYSLVHWWIWSGSMSEKRICNELDEVQSLGIRQVLIGAGYGVVPTYLTYEWFKKIQFAINEAKKRDLRIWIADEGSYPSGFAGGEFTRKHRELCMKALVLDEKIKVKEGTKIIRALKSNTIGVLAVENETNQVILLDTGNGKLDWIAPKGYWKVMIVKWEYVTSPTRYVHHPTGAKDTTYSLCDYLDKRATCQFIYDVHEKYKKYIGEEFGKTVLGFFGDEPDYSIEGIPWTNSIFDIFEREKGYDIKPYIPYFFSPIISEDVRKAKADYWDVWSLLFRENFFKPQVEWCEKNNLKYIVHLNHEDMLMQLIQSEGDFFRCMRYVQLPAVDVIWRQIWMDKIADFPKLASSVAHLYEKNRAFSESFAVYGNGLTIEQAKWVIDYQAVRGINYFLTTEFVDKGKENPQSVNFPVIIKYINRICYLLSSGKPSVHIGVYFSTLSMWLEDKEALEDVLDISRELLEHQMDFDFVDDESICLDLISKYSCIIIPKISAISQKVYGHLRDFALKGKKVIYLGDKPPLIVERNFLDSCYYADMTFFLWKSTTEECINTIKRLPFLDVKISDYYPSIKYVHRQLENIDFYFFFNEKEIKISTNVLVKGTGNVQIWDAEIGEIKAISSTTVEDKYVKIPLILEPFESKFIVIGENLPMVKDKEFLINDGQIVIDLSNDLWFIKIGNDEIENYLMSWQQFGYPNYSGAVYYYKEFNLPDNMLKTRNRYFLECDQVMYSIRAWLNEKELGSRAWRPYRWDITDLLKPGKNSIRFEVRNTPASKILGDTKVAEKLKKESNKNFYLAMTMKFDSEMISSGLLGPVRIMAYINEN from the coding sequence ATGAATAATATTACAAATTTATCAAAAGATTTTCAAAATCCTTCTTATAAGTATAGTCTTGTACACTGGTGGATATGGTCAGGTTCAATGAGTGAGAAAAGAATTTGTAATGAACTTGACGAAGTACAGTCGTTGGGGATAAGGCAGGTACTTATAGGAGCTGGATATGGAGTTGTACCGACTTATCTAACATATGAATGGTTTAAAAAAATTCAGTTTGCAATTAATGAAGCAAAAAAAAGAGATTTACGGATTTGGATAGCAGATGAAGGTAGTTATCCTAGTGGTTTTGCTGGTGGGGAATTTACTAGAAAACATCGAGAGCTTTGCATGAAAGCACTGGTATTGGATGAAAAAATAAAAGTAAAAGAAGGTACAAAAATAATAAGAGCGCTTAAATCTAATACTATTGGTGTATTGGCTGTAGAAAATGAGACAAATCAGGTTATATTACTTGATACAGGAAATGGAAAATTAGATTGGATAGCACCAAAAGGATATTGGAAAGTTATGATAGTTAAATGGGAATATGTTACGTCACCTACTAGATATGTTCATCATCCAACTGGGGCTAAAGATACCACTTATTCTTTATGTGATTATCTTGATAAACGTGCTACTTGTCAATTTATTTATGATGTACATGAGAAATATAAAAAATATATAGGAGAAGAGTTTGGCAAAACAGTCCTAGGTTTTTTTGGAGATGAACCGGATTATAGCATTGAAGGTATACCATGGACGAATAGTATTTTTGATATATTTGAGAGAGAAAAGGGTTATGATATAAAGCCTTATATACCATATTTTTTTTCTCCAATTATTTCAGAAGATGTACGAAAGGCAAAAGCTGATTATTGGGACGTATGGTCATTATTGTTTCGTGAAAATTTTTTTAAGCCTCAAGTAGAATGGTGTGAAAAAAATAATCTTAAGTATATTGTACATCTAAACCATGAAGACATGCTTATGCAATTAATACAAAGTGAAGGGGATTTTTTTAGATGTATGCGATATGTGCAACTTCCAGCTGTAGATGTTATATGGCGTCAGATATGGATGGATAAAATTGCGGATTTTCCTAAATTAGCTTCTTCAGTTGCACATTTATATGAGAAAAATAGGGCATTTAGTGAAAGTTTTGCAGTATATGGTAATGGTCTTACTATTGAACAGGCAAAATGGGTAATAGATTATCAGGCCGTACGTGGCATTAACTATTTCTTAACAACAGAATTCGTGGATAAGGGAAAAGAAAATCCCCAATCAGTTAATTTTCCCGTTATTATAAAATATATAAATAGGATTTGTTATCTTTTGTCGTCAGGTAAACCTTCAGTACATATTGGAGTGTATTTTTCGACATTAAGTATGTGGCTTGAAGATAAAGAAGCATTAGAAGATGTGTTAGATATATCAAGGGAATTATTAGAACATCAGATGGACTTTGATTTTGTAGATGATGAGAGTATTTGTTTGGATTTAATATCAAAATATAGTTGTATTATTATACCGAAAATAAGTGCTATATCACAAAAAGTATATGGACATTTACGTGATTTTGCTTTAAAGGGCAAAAAAGTCATTTATTTAGGGGATAAACCACCTTTAATAGTAGAAAGAAATTTTCTTGATTCTTGCTATTATGCTGATATGACGTTCTTTTTATGGAAATCTACAACAGAAGAGTGTATCAATACTATAAAAAGATTACCATTTTTAGATGTTAAAATTAGTGATTATTATCCATCTATTAAGTACGTTCATAGACAATTAGAAAATATAGACTTTTATTTCTTTTTTAATGAAAAAGAAATAAAAATTTCAACAAATGTATTAGTTAAAGGTACTGGTAATGTACAGATATGGGATGCAGAAATAGGTGAAATAAAGGCTATCAGTTCTACAACAGTAGAAGATAAATATGTTAAAATACCTCTTATATTAGAACCTTTTGAATCAAAGTTTATAGTTATAGGGGAAAACCTCCCTATGGTAAAAGATAAAGAATTTCTTATTAATGATGGGCAAATAGTAATTGATTTATCGAATGATTTATGGTTTATAAAAATAGGCAATGATGAAATAGAAAATTATCTTATGAGCTGGCAACAATTTGGTTATCCTAATTATTCAGGTGCAGTTTATTATTACAAAGAGTTTAATCTGCCTGATAATATGCTTAAAACACGTAATAGGTATTTTCTTGAATGCGATCAAGTGATGTATTCTATTCGAGCTTGGCTGAATGAAAAAGAATTAGGTTCACGAGCGTGGAGACCTTACAGATGGGATATTACCGATTTATTAAAACCAGGTAAAAATTCAATAAGATTTGAAGTTAGAAATACGCCTGCATCAAAAATATTGGGTGATACTAAGGTGGCAGAAAAGTTAAAGAAAGAATCTAATAAAAACTTTTATCTAGCAATGACAATGAAATTTGATAGTGAAATGATTTCTTCAGGATTATTGGGGCCTGTAAGAATCATGGCATATATAAATGAAAATTAA
- a CDS encoding alpha-glucosidase/alpha-galactosidase yields the protein MRFDGDKVDEIKIAYIGGGSRGWAWRLMSDLSLEQSLSGTVYLYDIDYEAAKTNETIGNNLKSQWFYTAVNNIESALKDANFVIISILPGTFNEMASDVHTPEKYGIYQSVGDTTGPGGLFRALRTIPIFVEFANKIKEYCPDAWVINYTNPMALCVRTLYNTFPKIKAFGCCHEVFSTQNLIVKAAKEIEDIECSREDIKTNVLGINHFTWIDKATYKDIDLIPIYEKFVDKYFDTGYEGEVSWQSSYTSSANKVKFDLFKKYRIIAAAGDRHLTEFVPQLGYLENPETVKKWKFHLTPVSWRIKNREELIKKSQKMAKGEENFKISPSGEEGVKQIKALVGLGDLITNVNLPNYGQIKGIEKNIVVETNAYFTKDRISPVISGELPDTVNILLAPHIINQKMIIEATIKKDKDLALHALLNDPMVRKLTYNDAKKLFDEMFENTKEYLKNW from the coding sequence ATGAGATTTGACGGTGATAAAGTTGATGAAATAAAAATAGCTTATATTGGAGGAGGCTCAAGAGGATGGGCATGGAGATTGATGTCAGACCTATCTTTAGAACAATCTCTTTCAGGGACTGTATATTTATATGATATAGATTATGAAGCAGCCAAAACAAATGAAACTATTGGTAATAATTTAAAAAGTCAGTGGTTTTATACAGCTGTAAATAATATAGAATCAGCATTAAAAGATGCTAACTTTGTTATTATTTCAATATTACCTGGTACTTTTAATGAAATGGCATCAGATGTCCATACTCCTGAAAAATATGGAATATATCAATCGGTTGGTGATACAACTGGTCCTGGAGGTTTATTTAGAGCATTAAGAACAATTCCAATATTCGTTGAATTTGCCAATAAAATAAAGGAATATTGTCCAGATGCATGGGTAATTAACTATACTAATCCAATGGCTTTGTGTGTCAGAACTCTTTATAATACATTTCCAAAAATTAAAGCATTTGGATGTTGTCATGAAGTGTTTTCTACACAAAATTTGATAGTAAAAGCTGCTAAGGAAATTGAAGATATTGAATGTTCAAGAGAAGATATAAAAACAAATGTGCTTGGAATTAATCACTTCACTTGGATAGATAAAGCTACTTATAAAGATATTGATTTAATTCCTATATATGAAAAATTTGTAGATAAATATTTTGATACAGGATATGAAGGGGAAGTAAGTTGGCAAAGTAGTTATACTAGTTCGGCTAATAAAGTAAAATTTGATTTATTTAAAAAATATAGAATTATAGCAGCAGCAGGCGATAGACATTTAACTGAATTTGTACCACAATTAGGTTATCTAGAAAATCCAGAAACAGTAAAAAAATGGAAATTTCATCTTACTCCAGTATCTTGGAGAATAAAAAATAGAGAAGAATTAATAAAGAAAAGTCAAAAGATGGCAAAAGGAGAAGAAAATTTTAAGATATCACCATCTGGTGAAGAAGGCGTTAAACAAATTAAGGCCCTTGTTGGTTTAGGAGATTTAATCACAAATGTCAATCTTCCAAATTATGGTCAAATTAAGGGAATAGAAAAAAATATAGTCGTTGAGACTAATGCATATTTTACAAAAGATAGAATTAGTCCAGTTATTTCCGGGGAATTACCTGATACAGTAAATATATTATTAGCACCACATATTATAAACCAGAAAATGATTATAGAAGCTACAATAAAAAAAGATAAGGATTTAGCTTTACATGCCTTATTAAATGATCCAATGGTTAGAAAATTAACTTATAATGATGCAAAAAAATTATTTGATGAAATGTTTGAGAATACTAAGGAGTATCTAAAGAATTGGTAA